Proteins from a genomic interval of Arachis hypogaea cultivar Tifrunner chromosome 10, arahy.Tifrunner.gnm2.J5K5, whole genome shotgun sequence:
- the LOC112715298 gene encoding WUSCHEL-related homeobox 13 produces MVNAMEWPKQQQQNQNQQRNVIAGEIMYVKVMTDEQLETLRKQIAVYATICEKLIEMHKTLSAQQDLAGIRLGSMYCDPLMASSGHKITSRQRWTPTSVQLQILERIFDQGTGTPSKEKIKEITAELSKHGQISETNVYNWFQNRRARSKRKQQNVAASNNTNTNTESEVETEVDSKDKKTKPEEFQSQQSLANVAAQNVCFHNRDLPYLNPESNKSDSIFPSDGSLTSTSNFDHMPVFNGMIANSRSDYLAGKMEAPDSYNIYHEGGDYNITG; encoded by the exons aTGGTGAATGCAATGGAGTGGCCGAAGCAgcaacagcagaatcagaatcagcagAGGAATGTGATTGCTGGAGAGATCATGTATGTGAAGGTGATGACCGATGAGCAGTTAGAGACTCTGAGGAAGCAGATCGCTGTATATGCCACCATTTGTGAGAAGCTAATTGAGATGCACAAAACCCTCTCTGCTCAGCAAGACCTTGCTG GAATCAGGCTTGGAAGCATGTATTGTGATCCATTGATGGCCTCTTCTGGCCACAAAATAACTTCCCGGCAGCGGTGGACTCCGACATCTGTGCAGCTTCAGATTCTTGAGAGGATATTTGATCAGGGGACCGGAACTCCAAGCAAGGAGAAGATCAAGGAGATTACTGCTGAACTTAGTAAGCATGGTCAAATTTCTGAGACTAACGTCTACAACTGGTTTCAGAACCGACGTGCTAGATCGAAAAGAAAGCAGCAGAATGTGGCAGCTAGCAATAACACTAACACCAACACTGAATCAGAAGTAGAGACTGAGGTTGATTCCAAGGATAAGAAGACTAAACCAGAGGAGTTTCAGTCGCAGCAGAGTCTCGCTAATGTGGCTGCTCAGAATGTCTGCTTCCATAACCGTGACTTGCCTTACTTGAATCCGGAATCCAATAAATCAGATTCCATTTTCCCATCAGATGGTAGCCTAACATCTACAAGCAACTTTGATCATATGCCTGTTTTCAATGGGATGATAGCAAATTCAA GGAGTGATTACCTTGCTGGGAAAATGGAAGCACCTGATAGTTACAATATATACCATGAAGGAGGAGACTACAACATTACAGGTTGA